A window of the Lolium perenne isolate Kyuss_39 chromosome 7, Kyuss_2.0, whole genome shotgun sequence genome harbors these coding sequences:
- the LOC127317247 gene encoding putrescine hydroxycinnamoyltransferase 1 produces MGVYEEVRVAEWCMLTPSEETPRHGLWLTPIDLSWASTGHTPTVHLYRSDSGGAVDGFFDVARLKVALAKALVAFYPLAGRLGVDTGGRPQIDCAGQGVLFVVAHSALTVDELSSFQPSPELKRLFVPRVEEYSPSLMCGVQVNFLKCGGVALGVAMHHIAVDAIGAFHFFRTWSAFCRDGDAAATALERPCHDRTLLRARSPPVIHSDALTLFCPPKEQQPPSEEPKPSPGAVANQIFTLSKDQVAALKRACSSGASTFCAVSAHVWRCVCAARQLPPDATARLIFPANVRGSLRPPLPDSYFGNGIIMLSVTGKVQDITSGEQLDSVACRIRGAIRRMDDEMVRSAIDYMEIAGSQSQTDAPTGSVPPETDLRVVSWKGTLVYGTDFGWGKPLVVLRAEQPRAGIAYLIDGADGSMRVLLSAEPATVNGLQHLLYANI; encoded by the coding sequence ATGGGTGTGTACGAGGAAGTGAGGGTGGCAGAGTGGTGCATGTTGACGCCCAGTGAGGAGACGCCGAGGCATGGCCTGTGGCTTACCCCAATCGACCTCTCGTGGGCGAGCACAGGCCACACCCCGACCGTGCACTTATACCGCTCCGACTCCGGTGGTGCCGTCGACGGCTTCTTCGACGTGGCAAGGCTGAAGGTGGCGCTGGCAAAGGCTCTGGTGGCCTTCTACCCCCTGGCCGGCCGTCTCGGCGTCGACACCGGCGGTCGCCCACAGATTGATTGCGCCGGCCAGGGCGTACTCTTCGTGGTCGCTCACTCGGCCCTCACCGTTGACGAATTGAGCAGCTTCCAGCCGTCGCCGGAGCTTAAGAGGCTCTTTGTTCCACGCGTCGAGGAGTACTCGCCGTCCCTCATGTGCGGCGTCCAGGTGAACTTCTTGAAGTGCGGTGGGGTGGCCTTAGGGGTGGCTATGCACCACATCGCCGTCGATGCCATCGGCGCGTTCCACTTCTTCCGGACGTGGTCTGCCTTCTGCAGGGACGGCGACGCCGCGGCGACGGCGCTGGAGCGCCCATGCCACGACCGCACCCTCCTGCGTGCACGCTCCCCGCCCGTCATCCACTCCGACGCGCTCACCTTGTTCTGCCCCCCAAAGGAGCAACAACCGCCGTCCGAGGAGCCAAAGCCATCGCCGGGCGCGGTGGCGAACCAGATCTTCACCCTCTCCAAGGACCAGGTCGCCGCTCTCAAGCGTGCCTGCAGCAGCGGAGCGAGCACCTTCTGTGCTGTGAGCGCCCACGTGTGGCGGTGTGTGTGCGCCGCCCGCCAGCTGCCGCCTGACGCCACGGCGCGACTCATCTTCCCGGCGAACGTCCGGGGCAGCCTGAGGCCGCCGCTTCCGGACAGCTACTTCGGGAACGGGATCATCATGCTGAGCGTGACGGGCAAGGTGCAGGACATCACCTCGGGGGAACAGCTGGACTCCGTCGCCTGTCGGATCAGAGGGGCCATCCGCCGGATGGACGATGAGATGGTCCGTTCGGCGATCGACTACATGGAGATCGCCGGCAGCCAGAGCCAGACAGATGCTCCTACGGGGAGCGTCCCGCCGGAGACTGACCTGAGAGTGGTTAGCTGGAAAGGCACGCTAGTGTACGGCACGGATTTCGGGTGGGGGAAGCCGCTGGTGGTGCTCCGCGCCGAGCAACCGCGTGCCGGGATCGCCTACCTCATCGACGGTGCCGACGGCAGCATGCGCGTCCTCCTGTCCGCGGAACCTGCAACTGTCAACGGTCTCCAGCACCTCCTTTACGCCAACATTTAA
- the LOC127317246 gene encoding uncharacterized protein, protein MSSSAGDGCAPPSSASKGKARMDDDAEAAEGVPCGICLTDSRRAIRGELDCCAHHFCFVCIMAWARVESRCPYCKARFRTIRRPPVPGRLPDERVVTVAQRIQVWHPLGNESSVVGADPSANSTCSVCSCTNDEDLLLLCELCDVAAHTYCVGLGTTVPEDDWFCKDCATSKEEHSRCQIDDGSGSSDESELEITIEVPSAEPVTDPSLSDIVDEGYSRSSVRPTNVRSSGPVPVPSIYGNSDGYYGSNLARPADARSSGPFQVPSIYDDVDEDYGTSPVHGTNVQSSGPVPSIYDIVDEDYEANSVRRANLRSARSDRTSEGTSSDESICLGSPQKRGSGRTFLHAHARFGIERARTLRNSRNLTRRITELRENWSGLREGSVGFATHLRNNRRENSAATSSVNEHKQSRMPSTKETPTISGYANKIAPKETRHVSKAWKMLEMAKSAGGRKKCNTPSSQDCTPRFSMGNRSTSFSPIDTILGQNNQSLSTLVAQRNTMKYDRSAKKDSTLPKKDLEGHRNMLGSCHALVLERNGPFQGRNRMVNEESTNGKVTSSSHSQRVEQTESSCASKSASSSHIQHSDPTVGSSCGSRWSGEPRIDVLRPSSNTLSFGRSMVTSPLQFLSSAGSQSGTTVNPVEPPAVQVTTSSETGTAAATVEVRKTSGSDRHGSKRKLRFETSDDQGSKKLRKRSKIAKGEISSLALRELKLLKIDKTYGSERFKEAARATTHTVLASCGLEHSPELAVAVPKPVCKHKPPRPSVIANTCKECLCDFVKLAISSVLSGHQMDQAAPSC, encoded by the exons ATGTCCTCCTCCGCCGGCGACGGCTGCGCGCCCCCATCGTCGGCGTCCAAGGGAAAGGCCAGGATGGACGACGACGCCGAGGCCGCCGAGGGCGTGCCGTGCGGCATCTGCCTGACGGACTCGCGGCGGGCGATCCGGGGCGAGCTCGACTGCTGCGCGCACCACTTCTGCTTCGTCTGCATCATGGCCTGGGCGCGCGTCGAGTCGCGCTGCCCCTACTGCAAGGCCCGCTTCCGCACCATCCGCCGCCCGCCCGTCCCCGGCCGCCTCCCCGACGAGCGCGTCGTCACCGTCGCCCAGCGCATCCAG GTGTGGCATCCTCTAGGCAACGAGAGTAGCGTGGTGGGCGCCGATCCTTCCGCAAACAGCACCTGCAGCGTGTGTAGCTGCACCAACGACGAGGATCTGCTGCTGCTCTGCGAGCTGTGCGACGTGGCCGCACACACCTACTGCGTCGGGCTGGGGACTACTGTGCCGGAGGATGACTGGTTCTGCAAGGACTGTGCGACCTCCAAGGAGGAGCACTCGAGGTGCCAGATCGATGACGGCAGCGGGTCTAGTGATGAGAGTGAGCTTGAAATCACCATTGAGGTCCCGAGTGCGGAGCCAGTTACGGACCCTTCCCTTTCTGATATCGTGGATGAGGGTTACTCTCGGAGTTCAGTTCGTCCGACAAATGTGCGGAGCAGTGGGCCTGTCCCGGTTCCTTCTATTTATGGTAACAGCGATGGATACTATGGATCAAATTTGGCGCGGCCGGCAGATGCGCGGAGCAGTGGGCCTTTCCAAGTTCCTTCTATTTATGATGATGTGGATGAAGATTACGGAACAAGTCCAGTGCACGGGACAAACGTGCAGAGCAGTGGCCCAGTTCCTTCTATTTACGATATTGTGGATGAGGATTATGAAGCAAATTCCGTCCGCAGGGCTAATCTGCGGAGCGCTAGGTCTGATAGAACATCGGAGGGTACTTCTTCAGATGAATCTATTTGTCTGGGATCTCCTCAAAAGCGAGGCAGTGGTCGCACATTCTTGCATGCTCATGCCCGCTTTGGAATCGAGAGAGCTAGAACATTGCGGAATTCTCGCAATCTTACTAGACGAATAACAGAACTGCGTGAGAACTGGTCTGGTCTCCGTGAAGGTTCTGTGGGATTTGCAACACATCTACGCAACAATAGAAGGGAGAATAGCGCCGCTACTTCTTCTGTTAATGAGCATAAGCAGTCCAGGATGCCTTCCACGAAGGAAACCCCTACCATATCTGGCTATGCTAACAAGATTGCACCCAAGGAAACCCGTCATGTCAGTAAGGCATGGAAAATGTTGGAAATGGCAAAATCTGCTGGTGGAAGGAAGAAATGTAACACGCCTTCCTCCCAAGACTGCACTCCACGATTCTCTATGGGGAATCGATCAACATCATTCAGCCCGATCGACACAATCTTAGGACAGAACAACCAGAGCCTATCTACTTTGGTAGCTCAGAGAAACACTATGAAATATGACCGTAGCGCAAAAAAGGATAGTACACTGCCCAAGAAGGACCTTGAAGGACACCGCAATATGCTTGGGAGTTGCCATGCATTAGTCCTTGAAAGAAATGGTCCGTTCCAGGGTAGAAATAGAATGGTAAATGAGGAAAGTACAAATGGTAAAGTTACCTCATCAAGCCACAGTCAGCGTGTAGAGCAGACAGAGTCTTCGTGTGCCAGCAAATCTGCCTCATCAAGCCACATACAACACAGTGATCCAACCGTAGGATCTTCTTGTGGTTCGCGCTGGTCAGGGGAACCCAGAATCGATGTGCTGCGTCCATCTTCAAACACTCTATCGTTTGGTAGGTCCATGGTAACCTCTCCGCTACAGTTTTTGTCGAGCGCAGGGAGCCAATCTGGTACGACGGTAAACCCCGTGGAACCCCCAGCCGTTCAGGTTACAACATCCAGTGAAACTGGTACTGCAGCAGCAACAGTGGAAGTTAGGAAAACTTCTGGATCAGACCGTCACGGGTCCAAGAGAAAACTTCGTTTTGAAACATCTGACGATCAAGGATCCAAAAAACTTAGGAAGCGCTCTAAAATTGCAAAAGGTGAAATCTCATCCTTGGCTTTGCGTGAGTTGAAGCTACTCAAGATAGACAAAACATATG GTTCTGAGAGATTCAAGGAAGCCGCTAGAGCAACAACACATACAGTCCTGGCTTCCTGCGGATTGGAACACTCACCAGAGCTAGCTGTAGCGGTCCCTAAACCAGTTTGCAAGCACAAACCTCCTAGACCTTCAGTGATAGCCAATACATGCAAAGAATGCCTGTGTGATTTTGTAAAATTAGCCATCAGCTCGGTGCTGTCCGGCCATCAGATGGATCAAGCTGCTCCCTCCTGCTAG
- the LOC127313107 gene encoding aspartic proteinase nepenthesin-1-like → MEQKARQGVTNLSSQRKDGQQMGHAAADGSGALVFDISVGTSPQTVSLIMDITGELVWAQCDHCTSCVRFTPPGTRTFLPKNSDSFREVGCASQTCQRAIPGDHHCAGDRALCTYIDTFIGGGNTSGFLATDTFSFGTTPVPGVVFGCSGDIMVDGLAGASGFAGFSRGGLSLVSQLNMSRFTYFIAPLNDAAGKSFVSWSSGDADNLDIIALQAMMRGRRSSTPLLAATEKQDPDLYYVKLTGVQLDGKLLTAIPAGTFDVRSDGSGGAILSTTLPVTYLEEAAYRVLRRELVSRVQSEGVNATGDVNQLCFLAHELAKAKVPVLSLVFDGADRAMEFRFENYFFDVSGGLTCFTILPSTGGTVLGSLLQAGRTMTYDIHGGQLTFQTAAASALAPERVALMVMVTLLAWVLAPQSLV, encoded by the coding sequence ATGGAACAGAAGGCGCGGCAGGGAGTAACAAACCTCTCCAGCCAGCGCAAAGATGGCCAACAGATGGGCCACGCGGCGGCAGACGGCTCTGGCGCCTTAGTCTTCGACATCTCCGTCGGGACCTCGCCGCAGACCGTCTCCCTCATCATGGACATCACCGGCGAGCTCGTCTGGGCGCAGTGCGATCACTGCACCTCGTGCGTCAGGTTCACGCCGCCGGGCACGCGCACCTTCCTGCCCAAGAACTCCGACTCCTTCCGCGAGGTAGGCTGCGCCTCCCAGACATGCCAGCGTGCCATCCCCGGCGATCACCACTGCGCCGGAGACCGCGCCCTCTGCACGTACATAGACACGTTCATCGGCGGCGGCAACACGTCCGGCTTCCTCGCCACCGACACGTTCAGCTTCGGGACCACGCCCGTCCCCGGCGTGGTGTTCGGCTGCAGCGGCGACATCATGGTGGATGGCCTCGCCGGTGCCTCGGGCTTCGCCGGCTTCAGCAGGGGGGGCCTATCGCTCGTGTCGCAGCTCAACATGTCCCGGTTCACCTACTTTATCGCGCCTCTGAATGACGCTGCTGGCAAGAGCTTCGTCAGCTGGAGCTCGGGGGACGCCGACAACCTCGACATCATCGCGCTGCAGGCGATGATGCGGGGCAGAAGGAGCAGCACGCCGCTGCTGGCAGCCACAGAGAAGCAGGACCCTGACTTGTACTACGTCAAGCTCACCGGAGTTCAGCTCGACGGAAAGCTCCTGACCGCCATCCCGGCGGGGACCTTCGACGTCCGGTCGGATGGCTCCGGCGGGGCGATCCTCAGCACCACACTGCCTGTCACGTATCTCGAGGAGGCAGCGTACAGGGTCCTGAGGCGGGAGCTCGTGAGCAGAGTTCAGTCGGAGGGCGTGAACGCCACCGGCGACGTCAACCAGCTGTGCTTCCTCGCGCACGAGCTTGCCAAAGCCAAGGTCCCCGTGCTCTCGCTGGTGTTCGACGGGGCCGACAGGGCGATGGAGTTCAGGTTCGAGAACTACTTTTTCGACGTCAGTGGCGGGCTGACGTGCTTCACCATACTGCCGTCGACCGGCGGGACGGTCCTGGGTAGCCTGCTGCAGGCGGGCAGGACCATGACCTACGACATCCACGGCGGGCAGCTGACGTTCCAGACGGCGGCGGCAAGTGCTCTGGCGCCGGAGCGGGTGGCACTCATGGTAATGGTCACTCTTCTGGCGTGGGTGCTCGCCCCACAAAGTCTCGTCTGA